ttctttcttctttaatgtaagcgcattgcgcaaatttttcaaaaaaaaaaaacttaggaGTAATGTATAAATATAACAGATTTTATCTTCATTATTTTTCCACTATTGAAAACGACGCCGTTTTATTCGCATATGGAATACTCATGCCTTCCCTTCGATGAATCAAGTCATCTGATTTGTCTGCTAGACAGCACAATAAATTCTTAAACCCTAACCACCGCAACGGCCGACGGTGCTGTCTCTCACTTATTCCTGAACTTTTTCTCTTATTGTCCCCTAACCTGAGTGTATCCTTCCTTAATTTTCACAGCCGTCCTCGGCGCTCCTACCTTCAGCCTTCTCTTAATTTCCTTTGCTATTATTCcagttttaattataattaaaatcctTGAACAATGATAGCGGCTGTATCATGGGTTCCCAAAGGAATTTCGAAGTCTGTTCCAGCAGTGGCAGACCCTCCGTCCAAGGAGGAAATTGAAGAGATGATAAAGAATGGTGTTTTGGAAAGAAGGTAACTCCACGAATTGTTTCTACTTTCTATTGATTGTTAGTTAACAAGAATGGTGCTttgcattattttattttttgaacttGAAATTCGATAGAGGGTCTAATGGTTCTGTTAGCTTATTAAAAACATGCAATGCCACCTATGTGGCTATTACTATACATTTTGCCTAATTTTCGTTTTGTGCAGTGGAGACTGCGGCAGtgaggaagatgatgaagatatgGATCTTGATACTTCCGAGCATACTGATGAAGTTACTCAAGCATTAGCTGTAGCAGAGGCTCTTGGTAGAACTCCACAAAACAAACAACCAGCTACCAAATTTGATGACATAACTGATGGCCTCAAGGAACTTGATATGGATAATTATGATGACGAGGATGATGGTATTCCTCCATCTTTAATGTATCTAATATCTCTTAAATCTCATCCatataaaataaacaaatgaaAGAGCTGCTTATTCACTATTTTAATCTAGATGGTTTGTTTTAAAATGTTGTTTGCGGTGAAGCAGTTATTAACTTATCATTAATTATATGAACTCAACATATTTAATGTCTTTGCCACCAGTGTTTGATTATGTCTACTTGATATCCTGTATCTGCCTTAAAAAATGTCATATTGCATATCCAACTACAGATTCATTGGTGTATAACAGGTATTCAGCTATTCAGCAAAGGACTTGGAGATCTTTATTATGCAAGCAATGATGCAGATCCCTATCTAAAGGATAAAGACGTAAGTTTGAGGGTCTTTATTCCATCTATATATCTTTTTAATATCTGGTTTGATACAAGGACAAATTGTTGcaggatgatgatgatgatgattcgGAAGAGCTTGAGGACTTGACTATTAAACCTAAGGATGCAGTAATAGTCTGTGCACGTAATGAAGACGAACTCAGTCACCTTGAGGTTTGGATATTTGAGGAATCAGTTGATGGTAATTCAAACAAGTACGTTCACCATGATATTGTCCTATCAGCATTCCCTCTTTGCACAGCGTGGCTTGATTGTCCACTTAAAGGGGGAGAAACAGGTAACATATGATACCTCATATGGCTGTGATACAGAATCCAATAATTTTGTTCTGTCAAGTTATAGACTATAACTTATAGTTTTTGTCTCTTAGCAGGAAATTTTATAGCTGTTGGCTCAATGGAGCCTTCAATCGAAATATGGGACCTTGACATTGTATGCATTTGAATCTCATAAAAGTATAGATTTATAAAATCTTCAATGGATCGATTGTTAATATATTCCTGTTCTCAGGTTGATGAAGTGCAACCAACTGTTGTTTTAGGAGGTAttgttgagaagaagaagaagaagaagaaaacaaagaagGTCTAATACATTCTCTATCAAGTTTGTTTATGTGTGCATGTCAAAGTATGACAGTTCTTTGATTTGTGTTCTGTCTTTGTGTACTACAGTTATCTTGCTCATGATCTTGTTTTATGATGCATTCCACCTGCTTCATTGGGATATAAAATTAACCGACCTTTCCTTGATCATATAGACAGTACAATTAAGATCCTTGGATTTGTTTTGTAGTTATCCATTTTAGACTTGAAAACCCACTGTCATAGTTTTGAGAGCCCACTTTCACAATGATTGTTTGGTTCCAACAATTCTTCATACTCCTGTTTCATTTCAGGCCATTCTGAAGGATCTCGAAAACAAGTTATTCTGTTTTATGGATCTGCCAagccctttttttttcttcatatgCTAATAATGTAACTTACTGTGTCAGACATCAACCAAATATAAAGAAGGCAGTCACACTGATTCTGTACTTGGCCTTGCCTGGAACAAAGAGTTCAGGTTTGTTAAATCTCTAAAGTCTCTAAATGTGTTCCTGCTTCTTTGAGCATAATTAATTTAGCTAACCTTTTGGAAACGAAATAAGTGCAGGAATATACTCGCCAGTGCTGGTGCTGATAAAGTAGTCAAAATATGGGATGTGGCTACTGCAAAATGTACTATTACCATGGAGCATCATACGGACAAAGTAATATAGCTTCCCTTTTTTGTCAAGTTGGCCATTTTTTTCAACATGTGCTATATAAGATTCACATCTTTTGCATTTGCTTCTTATCATACTTGCATTAAGATATTACATCTGCTTGTGTATACCTTACTGGCTAccatgttaaaaaaaattacccctACTCccggaaaaaaaaagaaaaagaaataagagAGATAAGAAAATAGAAGCAAAATGCCAAAACTTTTGGTAACATATTATCGATCCAATTTATAAGCTGCATTGAGTTTGTTGGAGATATGCATTTTTGTCTTATATAATGGTAGAGATTATAAAAACCTTTTTCAAAGCTTTGCCTATCAATTTAAGCTTTTGGGTCAAATCGTTACTTGACATGGAATTAGAGTCTT
The DNA window shown above is from Euphorbia lathyris chromosome 1, ddEupLath1.1, whole genome shotgun sequence and carries:
- the LOC136203990 gene encoding uncharacterized protein isoform X2, whose protein sequence is MIAAVSWVPKGISKSVPAVADPPSKEEIEEMIKNGVLERSGDCGSEEDDEDMDLDTSEHTDEVTQALAVAEALGRTPQNKQPATKFDDITDGLKELDMDNYDDEDDGIQLFSKGLGDLYYASNDADPYLKDKDDDDDDDSEELEDLTIKPKDAVIVCARNEDELSHLEVWIFEESVDGNSNKYVHHDIVLSAFPLCTAWLDCPLKGGETGNFIAVGSMEPSIEIWDLDIVDEVQPTVVLGGIVEKKKKKKKTKKTSTKYKEGSHTDSVLGLAWNKEFRNILASAGADKVVKIWDVATAKCTITMEHHTDKVQAVAWNHHKPKVLLSGSFDRSVVMKDTTRTPNHSGWKWSVGADVESLAWDPHNSHSFVVSLEDGTIQGFDIRAVKDSASDSKPSFTLHAHDKAACSVSYNPSVPNLLATGSTDKMVKLWDLSNNEPSCIASQNPKAGGVFSLSFSGDSPFLLAIGGSKGNLEVWDTSSDAGVSRRFGNYSTQVVPHPEK
- the LOC136203990 gene encoding uncharacterized WD repeat-containing protein C17D11.16-like isoform X1, translated to MIAAVSWVPKGISKSVPAVADPPSKEEIEEMIKNGVLERSGDCGSEEDDEDMDLDTSEHTDEVTQALAVAEALGRTPQNKQPATKFDDITDGLKELDMDNYDDEDDGIQLFSKGLGDLYYASNDADPYLKDKDDDDDDDSEELEDLTIKPKDAVIVCARNEDELSHLEVWIFEESVDGNSNKYVHHDIVLSAFPLCTAWLDCPLKGGETAGNFIAVGSMEPSIEIWDLDIVDEVQPTVVLGGIVEKKKKKKKTKKTSTKYKEGSHTDSVLGLAWNKEFRNILASAGADKVVKIWDVATAKCTITMEHHTDKVQAVAWNHHKPKVLLSGSFDRSVVMKDTTRTPNHSGWKWSVGADVESLAWDPHNSHSFVVSLEDGTIQGFDIRAVKDSASDSKPSFTLHAHDKAACSVSYNPSVPNLLATGSTDKMVKLWDLSNNEPSCIASQNPKAGGVFSLSFSGDSPFLLAIGGSKGNLEVWDTSSDAGVSRRFGNYSTQVVPHPEK